The following are from one region of the Marinomonas sp. CT5 genome:
- the rng gene encoding ribonuclease G — translation MSEDVLINVTPMEIRVALVENGVLQEVYIERSSRKGIVGNIYQGKVVRVLPGMQAAFVDIGLERAAFIHVSEVVDRDAVNPSDQIGDYLREGQSLVVQVTKDPISSKGARLTTHLSIPSRYLVYMPDQAHVGVSQRIEDEVERDRLKSLVSEALTDADENSGYILRTAAERAGEEEILADIKFLTRLWQSVKRRMQNAKAPSVIYEDLPLHLRTMRDLVSLTTEKIRIDSKENYAKLRSFAEDFIPELRDRIEYYPGERPIFDLYSVEDEIHKALDRKVQLKSGGYLLVEQTESMTTIDVNTGAFVGSRNLEETIYKTNLEAATAIGRQLRLRNLGGIIIIDFIDMEDEEHKRQVLRMLEKILDTDHAKTKITGVSELGLVEMTRKRTRESLGQTLCEPCRSCRGSGLVKTPETVCYEVFREILRADRAYDSQTYTVLAASTVVERFHDEESAAVAELEAFIGKTIRFQVDSIYTQDQYDVVLR, via the coding sequence ATGAGTGAAGATGTACTCATTAATGTTACTCCCATGGAGATTCGAGTTGCTCTAGTTGAAAATGGCGTTTTGCAAGAAGTGTATATTGAGCGCTCTAGCCGTAAAGGAATTGTTGGTAATATTTATCAGGGAAAAGTAGTACGCGTATTACCTGGAATGCAAGCTGCATTTGTTGATATCGGTTTAGAGCGAGCGGCTTTCATTCATGTCTCAGAAGTGGTTGACCGTGATGCGGTTAACCCTAGTGATCAAATAGGTGATTATTTGCGTGAAGGGCAGTCTCTTGTCGTTCAGGTTACTAAAGACCCAATTAGTTCCAAAGGGGCTCGTTTAACAACACACCTTTCCATTCCTTCTCGTTATTTGGTTTATATGCCGGATCAAGCGCATGTGGGAGTGAGTCAGAGAATTGAGGATGAAGTTGAGCGTGATCGTTTAAAATCTTTGGTTTCCGAGGCGCTAACTGATGCCGATGAAAACAGCGGTTATATTTTGAGGACGGCTGCCGAGCGGGCGGGCGAGGAAGAGATTCTGGCTGATATTAAGTTTCTGACGCGCCTGTGGCAATCGGTTAAACGTCGAATGCAAAATGCTAAAGCGCCTTCAGTAATATATGAAGATTTGCCATTGCATCTGCGCACTATGCGAGATCTTGTGAGTTTGACAACAGAAAAAATTCGCATTGACTCCAAGGAAAACTATGCAAAGTTGCGCTCTTTCGCAGAAGACTTTATACCTGAGTTGAGGGATCGTATTGAGTACTACCCTGGTGAACGACCTATTTTTGATCTGTACAGTGTAGAAGACGAAATACATAAAGCATTAGATCGAAAAGTGCAGTTAAAATCAGGTGGTTATTTATTGGTTGAGCAAACGGAGTCTATGACCACCATTGATGTTAATACCGGAGCCTTTGTCGGTAGTCGTAATCTTGAAGAAACCATATATAAAACCAATCTCGAAGCTGCGACAGCCATAGGGCGGCAGTTAAGACTGAGAAACCTCGGTGGTATTATTATTATTGATTTTATCGATATGGAAGATGAGGAGCATAAGCGACAAGTTTTAAGAATGCTTGAGAAAATACTTGATACGGATCATGCTAAAACCAAGATTACAGGGGTTTCCGAGCTTGGTTTGGTTGAAATGACGAGGAAAAGAACGAGAGAGAGCTTGGGGCAAACATTATGTGAGCCATGTCGTTCATGCCGTGGCAGCGGTTTAGTGAAGACTCCAGAAACCGTTTGTTATGAAGTATTTCGAGAAATATTAAGAGCTGATCGTGCATATGACTCTCAAACTTATACCGTATTGGCAGCAAGTACTGTGGTTGAGAGGTTTCATGATGAGGAGAGTGCTGCGGTTGCAGAGCTGGAGGCTTTCATTGGTAAAACTATTCGCTTTCAAGTTGATTCCATTTACACGCAAGATCAATACGATGTTGTGTTGCGTTAG
- a CDS encoding Maf family protein, with product MLVLASASPRRKELLSLLVKEFEVLPADIDETPFSFEGAKEYVIRMAVEKAKAASLKYTYKASVDDVAFFIASDTSVVVDGRILGKPSSLEDSKIMLRLLSGRSHQVLTSLCICDLKGDHVATDCVVSDVLFREITDVEIEQYWKTNEPQDKAGSYAIQGLGSVFVKNMSGSYSAVVGLPLYETAQLLAQFGIHSLEEMSHE from the coding sequence ATGCTTGTTTTGGCGTCAGCTTCACCGAGAAGAAAAGAGCTGCTTAGCCTTTTGGTGAAAGAGTTTGAGGTTTTGCCTGCTGACATAGATGAAACCCCTTTTTCTTTTGAGGGGGCGAAAGAGTACGTTATACGAATGGCGGTAGAAAAAGCTAAAGCCGCATCATTAAAGTACACATACAAAGCGAGCGTTGATGATGTCGCTTTTTTTATTGCCTCAGATACGAGTGTTGTCGTCGACGGTCGTATTTTAGGAAAACCTTCATCTCTTGAAGATTCTAAGATTATGCTAAGGCTGCTTTCTGGCCGTTCCCACCAAGTCCTAACCTCGCTTTGTATTTGTGATCTTAAAGGTGATCATGTTGCCACGGATTGTGTTGTGAGTGATGTGTTATTTCGCGAGATAACGGATGTTGAAATTGAGCAGTATTGGAAAACAAATGAGCCGCAAGATAAGGCTGGATCATACGCAATACAAGGTTTAGGTTCTGTTTTTGTTAAAAATATGTCAGGGTCATACTCTGCTGTTGTTGGCTTGCCGCTATATGAAACTGCGCAATTGTTGGCGCAGTTTGGAATTCATTCGTTAGAGGAAATGTCCCATGAGTGA
- the mreC gene encoding rod shape-determining protein MreC, producing MLVVLSIAMIVADVRYGLFSQVRPYLTLLVTPIQVVVSTPQKVFNWAGEHLASREGLVKENQSLQAEILLLRSRQQRLDSLQAENVRLRELLDASQRVDEKIVMAEVIGFDQNAYSHRLMIDKGFSSGAYVGQPVLDATGVLGQVVETSAYSSRVLLIADASHFVPVQLARTGFRGVLRGTGSLKSMELMSVPRSVDIKKGDVLTTSGLDKRFPSGYPVGVVRSVKYTQGKSYADVDVVPLAQLGRSRHVMLIDKPKTGR from the coding sequence GTGTTGGTTGTTTTGTCGATAGCTATGATCGTTGCCGATGTTCGCTATGGGCTTTTTTCGCAAGTAAGGCCGTATTTGACTTTACTTGTTACGCCTATTCAAGTCGTTGTGAGTACTCCCCAGAAAGTGTTCAATTGGGCGGGTGAGCATTTGGCAAGCCGAGAAGGCTTGGTAAAAGAGAATCAGTCCTTACAAGCTGAAATATTGCTGTTACGTAGTCGTCAACAACGTCTTGACTCATTACAAGCTGAAAACGTCCGTCTGCGTGAGTTGTTGGACGCCTCTCAACGGGTGGATGAGAAAATTGTGATGGCTGAAGTGATTGGTTTTGACCAAAATGCTTATAGCCATAGGCTGATGATTGATAAAGGCTTTTCTTCTGGTGCTTATGTTGGGCAACCTGTCTTAGATGCAACAGGTGTACTTGGTCAGGTGGTAGAAACATCGGCTTATAGTAGCCGTGTTTTGCTGATTGCAGATGCAAGTCACTTTGTTCCTGTTCAGTTAGCCCGAACGGGTTTTCGGGGGGTGTTGAGGGGAACAGGAAGCCTTAAAAGCATGGAGTTGATGAGTGTCCCTCGATCCGTTGATATCAAAAAAGGTGACGTGTTAACAACGTCAGGTTTGGATAAACGTTTCCCTAGCGGTTATCCCGTTGGTGTCGTCAGAAGTGTGAAGTATACCCAAGGAAAGTCTTACGCCGATGTTGATGTGGTGCCTTTGGCACAGCTGGGACGTAGCCGTCATGTGATGCTAATTGATAAGCCAAAGACGGGGCGATAA
- the yjgA gene encoding ribosome biogenesis factor YjgA, with translation MTDFDQFENEEDIPKSKTQIKREMEALQDLGKKLLGLSKNQLKKVEMSDTLREAFAEADRIKKHEAMRRHLQYIGKIMRTEDHEAIAQRVALFDTTSAAYNKLFHQLEIKRDALIGENSKEELSRYLDENPEIEDIQLLRQLIRQSQKEVSQGGNTTNRKKLFRFLREAEEKRLGLTE, from the coding sequence ATGACAGACTTTGATCAATTTGAAAACGAAGAAGACATCCCTAAGAGCAAAACCCAGATCAAGCGTGAAATGGAAGCCTTGCAAGATCTTGGAAAAAAACTGCTAGGTCTAAGCAAAAACCAGCTTAAAAAAGTAGAAATGTCAGACACTTTGCGCGAAGCATTTGCCGAAGCAGATCGCATTAAAAAGCACGAAGCTATGAGAAGACACCTACAATACATTGGCAAGATCATGCGTACTGAAGACCATGAAGCCATTGCACAGCGTGTCGCTCTATTTGACACCACATCTGCAGCATACAATAAGCTTTTTCATCAATTAGAAATTAAGCGAGATGCGCTAATTGGTGAGAACAGCAAAGAAGAATTGTCTCGATATTTAGACGAAAATCCTGAAATCGAAGATATTCAGCTGTTAAGACAATTAATACGTCAGTCCCAAAAAGAAGTTTCCCAGGGAGGAAATACAACAAACCGTAAAAAGCTGTTTCGCTTTTTACGTGAAGCAGAAGAAAAACGCCTTGGCCTAACAGAATAA
- a CDS encoding YhdP family protein: MLWLLRKLVLLSFWGAVALSVLLAIFSVSIGKLLPYLDHYRPQIESNLQQITGYPITLDRIDGYLEGVDPTFSVSGFKLLAGGQSAISIDEMQIRLDTIKSIVSLSPHFTYIRFVSPSVNLREEANKWRLAGAKPSSEVKNEVGVERVFDYLSAQQNFSIFDAKVRINSERFGRHELIAPHTYLFKKSSESLLSSNIYLDDVDSPVELNARIEQMHPLLGDYRVKASIKVPVIPMPLHSFLEDKQFSLSSLQFGGNLWVNALIGKEVEVRAESTVLDVSFDDGQRYQSSPSIKIRYSQNKPNLRMTVHNFRIRDEVNNIYPSTDFIYDWSSVTKRSTVSFNQADLAIINKISAHFLPAESNAAQILGGLNPTGMAKNASLAWSLEGDDVSFEFLSNFQSASVDGYNGIPEASNIDAVFSLSDKGGYINFRGKESKLGFEDLYSAPWKTDSLAGRVSWQKQQDVFLISGQDLIVKRNGSDITGGFRFEVRQSRPDWIALDLHGQNLTVVDRLTFIPTEVLSRDIRSWIKDAFTGKGDIKTVDVLLQTELNKGSDPHVRVQMAVDNADVDFDKNWPAVSEVDGFFAFDEEGVSVKVASANLKGMPVHDLLITVPIKRGNADWLNLKGSVNEEASIVLSTLRSTPLNDLVLKPFANWQLSGDIDSDFAVSIPFVKDTEPKVQLGIRFEENNLVIGDINLALDIEDGNLNYSSDQGIADSEFSIQALGGASNLTLSSMTTPSGEFAVMGDLSGEVGIKDVAKWRELPEGMLSVLSGKAAYTGNLSVNKSQEGQVDLVVESDLSGVGIDLPSPAGKTIDEAKALRVKLMQHEKDIVVDVDYASFSQARLLLQDSAFVGGELRLNGKANSSFATQIPKGLVLTGSFERINIPDWQSTMTDVNGSPKSSDDSFEVPKLPKWLSRVDLIVDEVNVNTENTWHNFKVSYNSSADKLLYVSSDEMNFSLQNVDDKPDLHFGFLSWNTAKDNDSGATKASSKKSPISVRQIPNMSLSIDQLYFNGNPYGDWKLNVSRDGDLVQVDPISMKLKTGSFLGRLSWLDKGENSKVDLSLTAKGENLAELTHKFSNESIVSSKSYNIDVGLGWKGHPFYFDRQSVSGHIDFSAKNGNFNKVDELPAFLKVLGIFNIGALNRRLLLDFSDVYEPGLTYDEFKGKLKLDKGIINTALPITISAPSAELVVAGKADIVNETLDEKLTATFPLSGTLPLAGLLWGTPQLAGLLYITDKLIGDQLSKVTSVQYTVKGPFSDPVMTPVQYRPLEKKD, encoded by the coding sequence ATGTTGTGGCTATTGCGTAAACTGGTTTTGCTTAGCTTTTGGGGGGCGGTAGCTTTATCGGTTTTGCTTGCTATTTTCTCAGTCAGTATTGGTAAGTTGTTACCTTATTTGGATCATTATCGCCCACAGATTGAATCTAATTTACAACAAATAACCGGCTATCCGATTACTCTAGACCGTATTGATGGTTATTTAGAAGGAGTTGATCCGACTTTTTCTGTAAGTGGTTTCAAGTTGCTTGCTGGTGGTCAATCTGCTATCAGTATCGATGAAATGCAAATACGATTAGATACGATTAAATCTATCGTCAGCCTGAGTCCACATTTTACTTATATTCGTTTCGTAAGCCCTTCTGTCAATTTAAGAGAAGAGGCAAATAAATGGCGACTGGCCGGAGCGAAGCCATCTAGTGAAGTAAAGAATGAAGTTGGAGTTGAGCGTGTTTTTGATTACTTGTCTGCTCAGCAAAACTTTTCTATCTTTGATGCTAAGGTTCGTATTAATAGTGAGCGATTTGGTCGGCATGAACTGATTGCACCTCATACTTATCTTTTCAAAAAATCGTCCGAATCTTTGTTAAGTTCCAATATTTATTTAGATGATGTTGATTCTCCTGTTGAGCTAAATGCCCGCATAGAGCAGATGCATCCATTGCTTGGCGATTATCGCGTCAAGGCTTCCATTAAAGTACCTGTTATACCTATGCCTTTGCATAGTTTTTTAGAGGATAAGCAGTTTTCATTATCCTCTTTACAATTTGGTGGGAATCTTTGGGTCAATGCTTTGATTGGCAAGGAAGTGGAGGTTCGAGCCGAGTCTACAGTGCTTGATGTTTCTTTTGATGACGGTCAGCGTTATCAATCATCGCCTTCTATAAAAATTCGTTATTCACAGAATAAACCAAATTTACGAATGACGGTTCATAATTTCCGCATCAGGGATGAGGTTAATAATATTTATCCAAGTACGGATTTTATCTATGACTGGTCGTCTGTTACAAAACGTTCAACGGTTAGTTTTAATCAAGCCGATTTGGCGATAATTAATAAAATATCTGCGCATTTCCTGCCAGCAGAAAGCAATGCGGCGCAAATTCTAGGTGGCTTAAACCCGACTGGCATGGCAAAAAACGCTTCTTTAGCATGGTCGCTGGAAGGTGATGATGTGTCCTTTGAATTTCTCAGTAATTTTCAGTCGGCTTCTGTTGATGGATACAATGGCATTCCTGAGGCCAGTAATATCGATGCTGTTTTTAGTTTGTCTGATAAGGGCGGATACATTAATTTTCGAGGCAAGGAAAGTAAGTTAGGGTTTGAGGATTTGTACTCGGCTCCTTGGAAAACAGATTCCCTTGCTGGTCGTGTAAGTTGGCAAAAGCAACAAGATGTTTTCTTAATAAGTGGTCAAGATCTTATTGTTAAACGAAATGGCTCAGATATTACGGGTGGTTTTCGGTTTGAGGTTCGTCAATCTAGACCGGATTGGATTGCATTGGACTTGCATGGGCAAAACCTGACAGTAGTAGATCGTTTAACTTTTATACCTACTGAAGTACTAAGTCGAGATATTCGATCTTGGATTAAGGATGCATTTACCGGAAAAGGAGATATTAAAACAGTCGATGTATTGTTGCAGACTGAGTTAAATAAAGGCTCGGATCCACATGTTCGGGTGCAAATGGCGGTGGATAATGCTGATGTGGATTTTGACAAGAATTGGCCCGCAGTCTCTGAAGTAGATGGTTTTTTTGCGTTTGATGAAGAAGGTGTTTCAGTAAAAGTTGCATCAGCAAATTTAAAAGGGATGCCTGTTCATGATCTTTTAATCACTGTGCCAATTAAGCGTGGCAATGCAGACTGGCTTAATCTAAAAGGAAGTGTCAATGAAGAGGCGTCCATTGTCTTGTCTACATTAAGATCGACGCCTTTGAATGATTTAGTGCTTAAGCCTTTTGCAAATTGGCAGTTGAGTGGCGATATTGACTCCGATTTTGCTGTGTCGATTCCTTTTGTAAAAGACACTGAGCCAAAAGTGCAATTAGGAATAAGGTTTGAAGAGAATAACCTTGTTATAGGTGATATTAACCTTGCTCTTGATATTGAGGATGGAAATCTTAACTACAGTTCGGATCAAGGTATTGCGGATTCAGAGTTTAGTATCCAGGCATTGGGTGGGGCCTCTAACTTGACTTTATCCTCTATGACAACGCCAAGCGGTGAATTTGCTGTGATGGGGGATTTGTCTGGTGAAGTAGGTATTAAGGACGTCGCCAAATGGAGAGAGCTTCCTGAGGGTATGCTGAGTGTTTTATCCGGTAAAGCGGCTTATACAGGAAATTTATCCGTTAATAAGTCTCAGGAAGGTCAGGTTGATTTGGTTGTGGAAAGTGATTTAAGTGGCGTTGGTATTGATTTGCCTAGTCCTGCCGGTAAAACAATAGATGAGGCGAAAGCGCTACGGGTTAAGTTAATGCAGCATGAAAAAGATATTGTCGTTGATGTGGATTATGCTTCTTTTTCCCAAGCTAGGCTTTTATTGCAAGACAGTGCGTTTGTTGGTGGAGAGTTACGGTTAAATGGTAAGGCGAATTCGTCTTTTGCAACTCAAATTCCGAAAGGGTTGGTGTTGACTGGAAGTTTTGAGCGAATAAATATTCCCGATTGGCAATCGACAATGACAGATGTGAATGGTTCGCCAAAGAGTTCCGATGACAGTTTTGAAGTACCAAAATTACCCAAATGGTTAAGTCGAGTAGATTTAATCGTAGATGAAGTAAATGTTAATACTGAGAATACTTGGCACAATTTTAAGGTTTCATATAATTCATCGGCTGATAAGTTGCTCTATGTCAGCTCGGATGAAATGAATTTTTCATTGCAAAATGTAGATGATAAGCCAGATTTGCACTTTGGTTTTTTAAGTTGGAATACGGCGAAAGACAATGATTCTGGTGCAACGAAAGCCAGTTCTAAAAAATCACCGATCTCAGTTAGGCAAATTCCTAATATGTCATTGTCCATAGACCAACTGTATTTTAATGGTAATCCGTATGGTGACTGGAAACTGAATGTTTCCCGTGATGGTGATCTTGTTCAAGTTGATCCAATATCAATGAAATTAAAAACAGGAAGCTTTCTGGGGCGTTTATCTTGGTTAGATAAAGGGGAAAACTCTAAAGTTGATTTGTCTCTTACTGCCAAAGGTGAAAATCTGGCTGAGCTGACGCATAAGTTTTCTAATGAATCGATTGTGTCTTCAAAAAGCTACAATATTGATGTTGGTTTGGGCTGGAAGGGTCATCCTTTTTATTTTGATAGGCAGTCTGTATCTGGGCATATTGATTTCTCGGCTAAAAATGGCAATTTCAATAAGGTAGATGAATTGCCAGCTTTCTTGAAGGTGTTAGGTATATTTAATATTGGAGCATTGAATAGGCGATTGCTGTTGGACTTCTCAGATGTTTATGAGCCGGGTCTGACATACGATGAATTTAAAGGAAAACTTAAGCTTGATAAAGGAATCATAAACACTGCTTTGCCTATCACTATCAGTGCGCCATCGGCTGAACTTGTGGTGGCAGGTAAGGCTGATATTGTTAATGAAACGTTAGATGAAAAATTAACGGCAACTTTTCCTTTATCTGGGACACTCCCATTAGCAGGTCTACTTTGGGGAACTCCTCAATTGGCTGGTCTTTTGTATATTACAGATAAATTAATTGGTGATCAGTTGTCAAAAGTCACAAGTGTCCAATATACCGTGAAGGGACCTTTTAGTGATCCTGTTATGACACCTGTTCAATACCGACCACTAGAGAAAAAAGATTGA
- a CDS encoding carbon-nitrogen hydrolase family protein, with protein sequence MNTLPVAAIQLTSTKDWRDNLLQVKQLVDSAVKEGAKLIVLPENVFLFYGKGMRALAQSDEQDILLTEISELAKEYEIYLVVGSHPELLRPDGSVVANGRVRQTCWVIGPDGVFLERYDKIHLFDVMVDDKAASYKESDFIEAGELALKVIDIEGFKVGLSICYDLRFPELYRELGKLGADILLVPSAFTYVTGKAHWNTLLSARAIENQCYVLGVDQCGWHNETRQTFGHSVLYSPFGRELVGLLEEPGYFVFTITKQMLADCRQKMPCLTHRRM encoded by the coding sequence ATGAATACATTACCTGTTGCTGCTATCCAATTAACCAGTACCAAGGATTGGCGTGATAATTTATTGCAGGTAAAGCAATTAGTGGACTCTGCAGTCAAGGAAGGTGCTAAGTTAATCGTCTTACCAGAAAATGTTTTTTTGTTTTATGGCAAAGGTATGAGGGCGCTGGCGCAATCAGATGAACAAGATATTCTACTAACGGAGATATCTGAGCTTGCCAAAGAGTATGAAATTTACCTTGTGGTAGGATCTCATCCTGAATTGTTAAGACCGGATGGATCAGTAGTAGCTAATGGGAGAGTTAGGCAAACTTGTTGGGTTATTGGTCCTGATGGTGTTTTCCTTGAGCGTTACGATAAAATTCATCTATTTGATGTAATGGTTGATGATAAAGCAGCATCTTATAAAGAGTCAGATTTTATAGAGGCGGGTGAACTAGCATTAAAGGTGATTGATATCGAGGGTTTTAAAGTTGGTCTCAGTATTTGTTACGATTTGCGGTTCCCTGAGTTGTATCGAGAGCTTGGAAAATTAGGGGCGGATATATTGTTGGTCCCTTCGGCGTTTACTTATGTGACGGGGAAAGCTCACTGGAATACTTTGCTATCAGCGCGGGCGATTGAAAATCAATGTTATGTGCTAGGTGTGGATCAATGTGGTTGGCATAACGAAACTAGGCAAACTTTTGGCCACAGTGTCTTGTACTCACCTTTTGGTCGTGAGCTAGTAGGCTTGCTAGAAGAACCGGGCTATTTTGTATTTACAATTACCAAGCAGATGCTTGCGGACTGCCGGCAGAAAATGCCTTGTTTAACTCATAGGCGAATGTAA
- the mreD gene encoding rod shape-determining protein MreD: MKAIFVFCITLLTALMLEAVPFPEDLVWFRPEWALLVILYWVIALPFRVGVGLAWFLGFMVDLLQGGIIGQHSLTYVIIAYICAVFYKRIRMYHRWQQGFFVCVLVSVNQLVDFWIDHYLGHAEPSLMIFMPAVITGLLWPWAFIILRSVRRIYAIR, translated from the coding sequence ATGAAAGCAATTTTCGTATTTTGTATTACTCTTTTAACGGCCTTAATGCTTGAAGCTGTGCCTTTTCCAGAAGACTTAGTCTGGTTTCGTCCAGAATGGGCTCTATTGGTTATTCTATATTGGGTTATTGCACTACCATTTAGGGTGGGGGTTGGCTTAGCTTGGTTTTTAGGCTTTATGGTTGATTTACTACAGGGCGGTATAATCGGTCAACATTCGCTAACTTACGTCATTATTGCCTATATTTGCGCCGTTTTTTATAAGCGAATTAGAATGTATCACCGCTGGCAACAAGGCTTTTTTGTTTGTGTGTTGGTGAGCGTTAATCAGCTTGTTGATTTCTGGATAGATCATTATCTTGGGCACGCAGAGCCTTCTTTGATGATTTTTATGCCGGCTGTCATCACTGGGCTTTTGTGGCCTTGGGCATTTATTATTTTACGTAGTGTACGCCGTATTTATGCGATCCGTTAG
- the mgtE gene encoding magnesium transporter gives MSEQNTLNHLQTVTESLESGATMQIRYLLNGALPAQDVARLLESSPPKERKLLWELIEDKNEGEVLQYLSEDIGIQFMKDMDTERLIAVSEHFESDDLADLLQHLPEKVVKEVLASMTAQDRTRVEALLSYSEDSAGGLMNTDTITIRPNISVDIVFRYLRRHSSLPDMTDNLLVVSRSDRLLGTLPLTKLLVSDPNATVRDIMETEYTVIEAETKANDVAQLFEKMDLVSAPVIDSLTKKLLGRITIDDVVDVIRDEAEHSMLSMAGLDDDEDTFAPIMKTTKRRAVWLGINLITAFTASYVIGLFQDTLDQVVALAILMPIVASMGGIAGSQVLTLVIRGIALNQIGSTNTGWLLNRELIVGLLNGLLWATVIAVLTALWFDNIKIAYIIAGAIIINLLFAATTGTLLPILLKKLGIDPALAGSVILTTVTDVVGFLSFLGLATIFLI, from the coding sequence ATGTCAGAGCAAAACACACTTAATCATCTCCAAACTGTCACCGAATCGTTAGAATCCGGTGCGACGATGCAAATCCGTTATTTACTTAACGGCGCTTTGCCTGCTCAAGATGTTGCTCGACTACTCGAATCCTCCCCACCAAAAGAACGTAAACTCCTATGGGAATTAATCGAGGACAAAAACGAAGGTGAAGTCCTACAATATCTAAGCGAAGATATTGGTATTCAATTCATGAAAGACATGGATACAGAGCGTCTTATCGCCGTATCCGAACATTTTGAGAGCGATGACTTAGCCGACTTACTTCAACACTTACCAGAAAAAGTCGTTAAAGAAGTCCTTGCCTCAATGACCGCACAAGATAGAACGCGGGTCGAGGCACTATTAAGCTATTCAGAAGATTCTGCTGGCGGCTTAATGAATACGGACACCATCACCATTCGTCCAAATATCTCTGTCGACATTGTGTTTCGCTATTTACGCCGCCACAGTTCTTTACCCGACATGACTGACAATCTTTTAGTTGTTAGTCGATCCGATCGGCTTCTTGGCACCCTCCCCCTAACCAAATTATTAGTTTCAGACCCTAATGCCACCGTCCGAGACATTATGGAAACGGAATACACGGTGATAGAAGCCGAAACTAAAGCCAATGATGTCGCTCAGCTTTTTGAAAAAATGGACCTAGTGTCTGCCCCTGTTATTGATAGCCTAACCAAAAAACTTCTCGGCCGTATTACCATCGATGACGTGGTAGACGTTATCCGCGATGAAGCGGAGCACTCCATGCTAAGCATGGCGGGTCTCGACGATGACGAAGATACCTTCGCTCCCATCATGAAAACCACCAAGCGGCGTGCAGTATGGCTTGGTATAAACCTAATCACCGCTTTCACAGCCTCTTATGTAATAGGTTTATTCCAAGACACATTAGACCAAGTTGTCGCTCTAGCGATCCTTATGCCCATTGTCGCCAGTATGGGCGGCATTGCAGGCTCACAGGTACTCACCCTAGTTATTCGTGGTATCGCGCTCAATCAAATCGGCTCCACCAACACCGGTTGGCTGCTCAATAGAGAACTGATTGTTGGCCTCCTCAATGGCCTTTTATGGGCGACGGTTATTGCCGTCCTCACCGCACTTTGGTTTGACAACATCAAGATTGCCTATATCATTGCGGGCGCCATCATAATAAATCTGCTATTTGCAGCAACCACTGGTACACTTCTGCCGATTTTACTGAAAAAACTTGGCATCGACCCAGCGCTTGCTGGCAGCGTAATTTTGACTACCGTGACCGATGTCGTTGGTTTTTTATCCTTCCTCGGTCTCGCCACTATCTTTCTAATATAG